The segment CTGTCGTATTAGATACCAAATACCTTACTGTTTCTGATTCAGAAGGTAACTCATTAAAAGTAAAGCCATTCTCAAAAATTTCTATTCCAGCAAAAAAGAAAAAGACCATTGCAATAACTATTGAGGGCGTTCCCGCAAGCTCTGCCAATGGTCTAGTTATAACGTATAATACTGTCGATTTAGACTTACCAATCTCCTTTATAAATTCCTGAAATTACACTAACTGTCCCCCACCTTGACAGTCAGTACACTCAAACTGTCTCTTATGCTTACAAACACGTAATTTAGGCGGTTTTTAAGCAAAAGTCGTTAGTTTTCATAAATGTTATCTTATACTCTAATGAGATCTAGCTTGTGATAATAAGGCTGTTTTTCTTTGACAGCCTTATTAAGCACACTAATCAATGTCAATTCGAAGTTTTTGGTTTCCTACTTGGCCAACTTTGTTATCAGAAATTCCAAAACTCATTGCCTCCCGCCACCATATATTTATCGAGCCATTTTGAAAATGAAAAATCGAAATATCGGTCTGCTTCTATTCCGGGATGAGTTAGATATGATTTTCCTAACCGATACTTCTCTATATCAATATACATATCTCCGACATCCCTTATATGGAGAATGGGTACTTTATTTACAAAACTTTTAGGCAGTGCCTCTTTTTCTTTAATCATTTTTCTAATTGAATAGACTTCACACGTATATCCCATAGGAATCCCTTCGATTGTTGTGTCAAATAAAAATAGTCCATTAGTAATCGAGAGAAACTCAATGTAATCCTGTGGAAGGTTCCACCTTTTTATTTTTTCTATATCATCAGCGTGTGCAGGAGGTTCTATCTTAAAAGAAACATTTTGCACATCTCCATCTAATTGGAATGTTGAGAGCGCTTTTTCCCCATTTTTCGTCACCTTTATTAAAGAATTAATTCTTCGCCGAATTAGAGATTCCAAATGAGTTCCTCCTCAATAGTTGTTAAACCACGCGGTGATCAACCGATGATTTGGTGTTAACACCGGCATCAAATTATTAAAGTCATTTGTTCCGCCATAAACTCTCGGGCGAATATGATGCACTTCTCGAGAACTCCAAAAATCTGCAGATTGATTGCCATATGTTTCACTGAACGTTTTAATATAAATATATCTATCTTTTGATGACCAACTAGGAGATTTTGATAACTTAGTCCAGGTAGTATTAATAGGTGTTTCTGCATCTTTTTTAGACACGGGATCAACATATTCAGGGAAATTCTGTCCTATTTTATTTTGTAAATAGATGGCCGTTGGTGGGATTGGTTTTACATTAGCCGCTCCATTAACTCCTATAAATC is part of the Lacticaseibacillus paracasei subsp. paracasei genome and harbors:
- a CDS encoding SMI1/KNR4 family protein — its product is MESLIRRRINSLIKVTKNGEKALSTFQLDGDVQNVSFKIEPPAHADDIEKIKRWNLPQDYIEFLSITNGLFLFDTTIEGIPMGYTCEVYSIRKMIKEKEALPKSFVNKVPILHIRDVGDMYIDIEKYRLGKSYLTHPGIEADRYFDFSFSKWLDKYMVAGGNEFWNF